In one window of Megalops cyprinoides isolate fMegCyp1 chromosome 24, fMegCyp1.pri, whole genome shotgun sequence DNA:
- the mocos gene encoding molybdenum cofactor sulfurase, translating into MGDHALDFNHLCSFESFRSAWNFYGYDGNIEDVIKGDFARIKGITYLDHAGTTLYPESLIKGFLQDMCSNIYGNPHSNNPSSRLTHDTVERARYRVLQHFNTSPEEYTVIFTSGSTAALKLVAESFPWKAPAAKELGSQFCYLTDNHTSVVGIRAVASASGAVVLPVVPEEVEARAKKSSQTVDEGCEVPHLFSYPAQSNFSGRKYPLHYIKGIQSRQLYPSCKREGSWFVLLDAASFVSCSHLDLQEHPADFVPISFYKMFGFPTGLGALLVRNSAAEILRKAYFGGGTAAAYLAGDDYYVPRPAASGRFEDGTISFLDIIALHHCFETLQKLTGGMDRIQLHTFGLARYTYMLLSSLRHSNGRPVAQIYASTEYDDPDTQGAILNFNLLDSQGSFVGYSQVDKLASLFNIQVRTGCFCNTGACQLYLGISNQEVKSNLEAGHVCGDNVDLIEGRPTGSVRVSFGYMSTFSDCQNFLKFVVDCFVQGPVKVGKENIERLRSTIPFNTQQPLPHLPNGQPNCERREEEGDLSPATKVTSHGVPAVTPGKRIVGRPGTLANIFLYPIKSCAALEVSSWPLGPLGLLYDRLWMVVNMNGVCLSQKQEPRLCLIRPQIHLATKELSLQAPGMDPVFVPLEGSSEKDLTVQVCQSKVCGDRVQTLDCGERVATWLSEFLGKPCRLIRQSPNFTRDMKKSRGKVPGESSVSLSLVNEAQYLMINKASIKLLLEHINQRQGSDSHQHSDEQQLIDRFRANLVIWGKEPFEEDDWTNIIIGDTPFKVAGPCGRCQMIGVDQSTGARSQQPLQSLSACRNGKVTFGLYLIHQLPENEADAPTLSVGSPVVPQVSNCSSKAN; encoded by the exons GAATTACTTATCTGGATCATGCTGGAACAACACTGTATCCAGAGTCACTGATTAAGGGATTCCTCCAGGATATGTGCAGTAATATCTATG GCAACCCACACAGCAACAATCCCAGCAGCCGGCTGACCCATGACACAGTGGAACGCGCTCGTTACAG ggtATTGCAGCACTTCAACACCAGCCCAGAGGAGTACACAGTGATCTTTACCTCCGGCTCCACTGCTGCGCTGAAACTCGTGGCCGAGAGCTTCCCCTGGAAGGCACCCGCTGCCAAAGAGCTGGGAAGTCAGTTTTGCTACCTGACTGACAACCACACCTCCGTAGTGGGCATCCGAGCGGTAGCGTCCGCATCAGGAGCTGTGGTCCTGCCCGTTGTGCCAGAGGAGGTGGaagcaagagcaaaaaaaagttcacagaCAGTAGATGAAGGGTGCGAGGTGCCACACCTCTTCAGCTACCCAGCCCAGAGCAATTTCTCAGGAAGAAAATATCCCTTGCATTACATCAAGGGCATTCAGTCCAGGCAGCTGTACCCCTCATGTAAAAGAGAGGGATCATGGTTTGTCTTGCTGGATGCGGCCTCTTTTGTAAGCTGCTCGCATTTGGACCTCCAGGAACACCCAGCTGATTTTGTACCCATATCGTTCTACAAGATGTTTGGCTTCCCTACTGGATTAGGGGCTCTACTTGTCCGCAATAGTGCTGCAGAGATTCTTAGGAAAGCGTACTTTGGTGGAGGAACAGCGGCAGCGTACCTTGCTGGAGACGACTATTATGTGCCGAGGCCAGCCGCCTCAGGCAG GTTTGAGGATGGCACTATCTCTTTTCTGGACATCATTGCCCTACACCATTGCTTTGAGACCTTACAGAAGCTCACTG GGGGCATGGATCGGATCCAGCTACACACCTTTGGCCTGGCGCGTTACACCTACATGCTGCTATCCAGCCTTCGTCACAGCAACGGGCGACCAGTGGCTCAGATCTATGCCAGCACAGAGTATGACGACCCCGATACACAGGGTGCCATCCTCAACTTCAACCTGCTGGACAGCCAAGGAAGCTTTGTGGGCTATTCTCAG GTGGACAAACTTGCCAGTCTATTTAATATCCAGGTGCGTACTGGTTGCTTCTGCAATACAGGTGCCTGCCAGTTGTACCTGGGTATCAGCAACCAAGAGGTGAAGAGTAACCTTGAG GCCGGTCATGTATGCGGAGACAATGTGGATCTGATTGAGGGGCGTCCCACGGGATCCGTTCGCGTATCTTTCGGCTACATGTCCACGTTCAGCGACTGTCAGAACTTTCTGAAGTTCGTTGTGGACTGCTTTGTTCAGGGGCCAGTCAAAGTAGGCAAGGAAAACATAGAGCGGCTGAGATCCACCATCCCTTTCAACAcccagcagcccctcccccatttACCCAATGGTCAACCTAActgtgaaaggagagaggaggaaggggattTGTCCCCAGCTACTAAGGTCACCTCACATGGAGTACCTGCTGTCACACCTGGGAAGAGGATCGTGGGAAGACCTGGAACTCTGGCTAACATCTTCCTATATCCCATAAAGTCATGTGCAGCCTTGGAG GTGAGCAGCTGGCCCCTGGGGCCTCTGGGGCTGCTGTATGACAGGCTCTGGATGGTGGTGAACATGAATGGCGTTTGCCTGAGCCAGAAGCAGGAGCCGCGCTTGTGCCTGATCCGTCCGCAAATCCATTTGGCCACAAAAGAGCTGAGCTTGCAGGCTCCAG GAATGGATCCTGTATTTGTGCCTCTGGAAGGCAGCAGTGAGAAGGACCTGactgtgcaggtgtgtcagaGCAAGGTGTGTGGGGACAG AGTGCAGACATTGGACTGCGGTGAGAGAGTGGCCACTTGGCTCTCCGAGTTCCTGGGGAAACCTTGCCGCCTGATAAGGCAGAGTCCCAATTTCACCAGAGACATGAAGAAAAGCCGGGGAAAAG TTCCAGGAGAGTCATCAGTTTCCCTGTCTCTGGTGAATGAAGCCCAGTACTTGATGATCAACAAGGCCAGCATCAAGCTCCTGCTGGAACACATAAACCAAAG ACAGGGTTCTGACAGCCACCAGCATTCCGATGAACAGCAACTCATCGACCGTTTTCGAGCCAACCTGGTCATCTGGGGGAAGGAGCCCTTCGAGGAGGATGATTGGACGAACATAATAATTGGCGACACCCCCTTCAAG GTGGCAGGGCCGTGTGGGAGGTGTCAGATGATTGGAGTCGATCAGTCGACAGGAGCCAGGAGTCAGCAGcccctgcagtctctctctgcctgtcgaAATGGGAAG GTCACCTTTGGCCTGTATCTGATCCACCAGCTGCCCGAGAACGAGGCTGATGCACCGACTTTATCCGTTGGATCCCCCGTCGTTCCTCAAGTATCAAACTGTAGCAGCAAAGCAAACTGA